A region of the Pseudomonas sp. A34-9 genome:
TCGTTGATCAGTCGTTTCACAAGATCGATGATGCCAGGGTGGATTGGGACGACCCGGATTCCAGCTTTGGTCTTGCTGTCAGTAATATCGAAGCTAAGAACGTTATCCACGGTGATCACGTTGTCTTTCTTCAGTTGGCACAGTTCTTCGATACGGGCCCCTGTGAAGGTTCCAAGTAGGATCAGGTCCGCTAGGGCCTGTAGTCCTTCTGAAACCGCTGCCGCGTGTAGCTTTGTAAGGTCATCCAAGGTGAAGTCTTTGCGTTGCGCGTCTACCTTGTCCCTGCCTCTCACTTTCGGCAGATCGTGTTCTTCAAATGGGTTGGCTCTGTCCTTGTAGTCGATCCGCCAACGAGCGTCATGCTTCATTGCCCATTTCCAGAAGACATTCCCCGCCAGCAGGTATTGCGTCAGGGTCTTACTCGCCAAATTGATTGAATCCAACCACGACGAAATCGCATCGAAGTCCAGCGGTTTACCTGTTTGCGCGAGGTATGCCGACAGCTTTTCTAATTTGGACTCTTGCTGATCAATCGTTTTGGCGGCGATGTTTCGGTTTTCTCGAAAGGTTCGGAACGTTGCCAGCCTTGCTTTGGTAATGGGGGATTTGGGTGTGTATGACTTCGGGTTATTGATCAGCCCTGCCAATTCTTTGTGCTCGTCCGAGGACAGATGATGCATCGAGGCGAATTCGTTTTGAATCGTTTTTTTGAATGCTCGATGCAAGCCTTCTTGGATGCGTAACTCGCCTTCTACACCGTTGTCCCATTCGTGGTCGATGACTCTTTCAAGTAGTGCGACAAACCCTGGATTTTTTGCCTTGAACGCTTCGACTTCTGATTCGCTGACGGCCAATGGGGCTGTAGGTTCACCGATGATGTGGAGTTTTCGGTTCCGCTTCAGGGATTCCAGTTCAAGCAGTCCTGAAACTAGATTGTCCTGCCAGCCTTCAGGCAGTGGTTTTCCTTCGCGTGCAATTTTGATTTGAGCTTTCCAGGCGGCAAGAATGGGAAGTCTGCGATCCAGTGCTTCTTGGTGTGTACCTGTCATAAGTGTTTGAGAAAGTACACGGCGTCCGCCGAATGCTTTTTGTACGTCTACGGGGACGGCTAGCCTGACGTGGTAGGTGCCCCCTTGGAGTTCTAAGTTGTTTGCCATTTTGATGTACCAGTGATCGTTTGTACGTATTTATTGTACGTAAAACGGCTGTGAAAGCCCGTAAAATCAATGGTCGTTGAGTTTCTTACCGTTATGTGGAGCCTCCCTATCTCTCCGCCATTACATAGAAAAAGCCCCGTAGATGAAAATCTACGGGGCTTTTTCGTTTCTGCGAATCCAGTATTCGTGGCGATAGCGAAGGCGCTGAAGCGCGTGTTGCACGGTGAGGTCATCGGCAGAGAGGCCATTTAAGTAAACACAGCCTCTGCCGACATTAGGGATACGACGCTCACAGGACTCGCCGACCCATTTAAAGCCGCGTTCGCAGAGTAGGGGGCCGTCATTATTGGCCAGCGATCAGCCGCCAGATCACACCTGTCGTCGTTTATCCTCTGTCCAGCCATGAGGCCAGCGCTTTCACTAAAGTGGATACTTGCTCGCCTCGGCCGTGAAAGGCGCATCCAGCGAGTTCCAGCCTCGCCCCCTATTTGAATTGGTTTGAATATGATGATTCCACCATCAGCCCAAGGTGCTCACCGCGTTTCTGAACGTCAGTCCGTCAAGTCAGGCAGCAGCGCCGCACCCCGCGTCGACGAGTGCGAAGTACTGGTTGCGCAGCCGCCAGTATTCGAGGATGGCGAGCCGCCAGTCGGCGTGGTTATCCATGCGTATTACCCCGAAGTGCTGCAAGATATTCTGCGCCGTTTGATTAAACTGCCTGAACGCCTGCATCTCTACGTAACCTGCGTAGCCGGTCGTGACGATGAGATCTGTGCTCAACTGACGGCCAGCACTTTAAGTTTTTCGCTATACCGGGTGCCGAACCACGGCAGGGACGTTTTGCCGTTTCTGCGGGTGCTGCCGTTCTTGCGTGCCGATAATATTCGCACGCTGGTCAAGCTGCACACCAAGCGTTCGCTGCACTTGGGCGCAGAGAACGACTGGGGCGTTGAACTATTCGATGACCTGCTGGGCCCGGTACGATTCAGTCGAGCGCTGGAACACCTTGCCGACCCGGTGCACGTTCCAATGCTGGGGCCCCAGCGATACCTGCTGCCAGTCACCCGATTCCTCAGCGAAAGCAATCGCGCCTTGCTTGTCACCTTGGCCGAGCGTGGCGGCATTGATCCGCAAGGCATCAACGAAGCGGATTATTTCGCCGGCACCATGTTCTTTGCGCGCACGGAAGTGTTTGCCCCTCTGGAGCGGATGCAACTCACGAGCAACGATTTCGAAGCTGAAAGCGGCCAGCTCGACGGCACGCTCGCACACACTTTGGAGCGTTTTTTCGGCGTTCTGGCGAATGTTGGTCGCCAGCAGCGCAATATCGACCTTTATCAGCGCTGGCTGGCGAGTCGACAACTGGCTGCCGTCGAGGTTGAAGGTTTACCCGCGCGACTGGCGAGCTGGCCGCGGCAACCGGACGTGTTGTTGGTGTTGACCGACACTGCGGGTGACATCGAACTGTTGCGTTCCAGCCTGGCAAGCATCGATCGTCAGCTTTATCAGGCGGCGGCCATCGTGGTGCTCTCCAACGCCGAACCTGTTGGTGTGACACCAGCGGCCAATCTGGTCTGGCTACCGCTGGCCGAATCCTGGCCGAGCCAGCTCAATGAGTTGTTGCAGGAGATCGACGTCGACTGGTGGTACCTGCTACGGGGAGGAGACGAACTTGATCCTCACGCGCTGCTTTTGCTCGCCGAAGGCATCGCGCTGAATCCCGGTGTCAGCGCGTGCTACAGCGATGAAGACTCACTGACCGCTGAAGGCTGCCAGAGCCCGGTATTCAAGCCGGATTTGAATCTGGATATGTTGCGCAGTTATCCGTATGTCGGCCGCGCACTGTCCTTCAGTCGCGAAGCCGCACTGGCTGCTGACGGCTTTGATCCCGCCTTCAGCGAACTG
Encoded here:
- a CDS encoding tyrosine-type recombinase/integrase, yielding MANNLELQGGTYHVRLAVPVDVQKAFGGRRVLSQTLMTGTHQEALDRRLPILAAWKAQIKIAREGKPLPEGWQDNLVSGLLELESLKRNRKLHIIGEPTAPLAVSESEVEAFKAKNPGFVALLERVIDHEWDNGVEGELRIQEGLHRAFKKTIQNEFASMHHLSSDEHKELAGLINNPKSYTPKSPITKARLATFRTFRENRNIAAKTIDQQESKLEKLSAYLAQTGKPLDFDAISSWLDSINLASKTLTQYLLAGNVFWKWAMKHDARWRIDYKDRANPFEEHDLPKVRGRDKVDAQRKDFTLDDLTKLHAAAVSEGLQALADLILLGTFTGARIEELCQLKKDNVITVDNVLSFDITDSKTKAGIRVVPIHPGIIDLVKRLINDSTDEYLIVTKSRSKYGIRSDPMVKAFGRLKTAQGFGSDRVFHSIRKTVITQLVRANVQGTLIAELVGHETGLVTFDVYSQGATTAQKFDAISKLPQLSKLESAGIGT